A DNA window from Argiope bruennichi chromosome X2, qqArgBrue1.1, whole genome shotgun sequence contains the following coding sequences:
- the LOC129959689 gene encoding uncharacterized protein LOC129959689, whose amino-acid sequence MRSGDLLIEVNSKKQAQQVTKLKALATIPVTVSPHSSLNYSKGVITCGELYNVSLEEISKGFQQQGVTHVRRITIRRDGQLINTKHLILTFHSPKLPEFVYAGYLKLPVRAYIPNPLRCFQCQRFGHSKANCRGTVTCARCAEKGHESQECTAPEKCVNCGEDHASYSRLCKRWTLEKQITTLKFKESITYPEARRKILAQTPTPGLTYASVEIRTKLRKSTLRNSVALGLANQGAVHKDLTSIFGGTSKSADLIALHPSEEEDELKMSCDISQLPNTVSNPSLEAKVS is encoded by the exons atgcgttctggtgacttgctcATAGAAGTTAATTCTAAGAAGCAAGCCCAGCAAGTAACCAAACTAAAAGCCTTAGCTACAATACCTGTTACTGTTTCCCCTCACTCTTCCTTAAATTACTCGAAAGGCGTCATAACCTGTGGAGAGCTGTACAATGTTTCTCTTGAAGAAATATCTAAAGGATTTCAGCAGCAAGGAGTAACTCATGTACGCCGCATAACCATTCGGCGGGATGGGCAACTCATTAATACGAAACACCTCATCCTCACATTTCATTCACCTAAACTGCCTGAATTTGTATATGCCGGCTACCTGAAATTACCTGTTCGAGCCTATATTCCTAATCCCTTGAGATGTTTCCAATGCCAACGTTTCGGTCACTCCAAagctaattgccgcgggacagtAACTTGTGCCCGATGTGCTGAAAAAGGTCATGAAAGCCAGGAGTGCACTGCGCCAGAAAAGTGCGTCAATTGTGGTGAAGATCATGCTTCCTATTCGAGACTTTGCAAACGTTGGACACTCGAGAAACAAATAACCACTCTCAAATTCAAAGAAAGTATAACTTATCCTGAAGCTAGACGTAAAATTCTAGCTCAAACACCTACGCCTGGTTTAACTTATGCTTCTGTG GAAATTAGAACAAAACTCAGAAAATCAACCTTGCGCAATTCGGTTGCTTTGGGACTTGCAAATCAAGGTGCAGTCCACAAAGACCTAACATCCATTTTTGGTGGCACATCCAAAAGTGCTGACCTAATCGCACTTCATCCATCTGAAGAAGAGGATGAACTTAAAATGAGTTGCGATATTTCGCAACTTCCCAACACTGTTTCCAATCCTTCACTTGAAGCAAAAGTTTcgtaa